In Candidatus Desulfofervidus auxilii, one genomic interval encodes:
- a CDS encoding TIGR03960 family B12-binding radical SAM protein, translated as MGFKELLPYIVGPSRYLGNEVNSIHKDPVKVQLKFALCFPDLYEVGMSHLGLQILYHILNQDERIVAERVFAPDRDLEGLMRKRQILLSTWESGIPLKECDIIGFSIQHELSYTNVLNILNLGGIPIYARQRNERHPLVIAGGPVIVNPEPVSPFIDGFLIGDGEEAILEIANVYLEWKKARGTKEELLTNLAHIPGFYVPFFFYPRYHLDGSIKEIEELVPNYEVKRRVIKNLNSVAFPNFPIVPYSKPIHDRLSIEVARGCSHGCRFCQAGFIYRPVRERLPQQVIDLVETGLKNTGYEEVSLLSLSIGDYQTLEGLLPPLMDKLVPEGIALSLPSLRVGTISPEIMTQISRVRRTGFTMAPEAGTQEMRNRINKKITEQDLFETAKEVFTRKWSSLKLYFMIGLPSETQEDIEAIAELTGRLVRLGRHKFQITISVSTFVPKAHTPFQWEKQITLEESRGKIRFLRKKAWEYGFRIRWHEPEQSFLEGVFSRGDRRLHEVILRAWLKGARFDSWRDRFRFDLWQSAFEDARLDPNFYFLERSKDDLLPWAKIDIGVSPEFLWQERLKSQRGEITPDCRYAGCQDCGLCDFKEISPITYQLPITVSQTSSTNFQSTNPRKYRLFFSKINDARFFGHLELVNIFHRAFKRAGLKLVYSKGFHPLPKIKFAIALPVGVESLEEVMDIEIYGEYNSLSLPGRINPHLPFGLHILRAQEIPLNTSLTIPSAQRFMIDFSDLVLNKEKIEEFHKKESFVWRARYNKKERQVDLKKTVKRLAIKHKNKLEVILGLSPQGSIKITEALMAIFGLKREEVCRLNILKVGVEL; from the coding sequence ATGGGATTTAAAGAGTTACTCCCTTATATTGTGGGCCCCAGTAGATACTTGGGGAACGAAGTAAATAGCATTCATAAAGACCCTGTTAAAGTTCAGTTGAAATTTGCTTTGTGTTTCCCTGACTTATATGAAGTTGGCATGTCACATCTGGGTCTACAAATACTTTACCATATTCTTAATCAAGATGAGCGGATTGTGGCCGAACGAGTATTTGCTCCAGATAGGGATTTAGAAGGGTTAATGCGCAAACGCCAGATTCTTTTGAGCACTTGGGAGTCAGGAATTCCATTAAAAGAATGTGATATTATTGGTTTTAGTATCCAACACGAACTTTCTTATACCAATGTTTTAAATATATTGAATTTAGGGGGAATTCCTATATATGCTCGTCAACGGAATGAAAGACATCCGTTAGTTATTGCTGGAGGACCAGTAATTGTAAATCCCGAACCTGTTAGTCCATTTATAGATGGATTTCTAATAGGAGATGGGGAAGAGGCTATTTTAGAAATTGCTAATGTGTATTTGGAATGGAAAAAAGCAAGAGGGACTAAAGAAGAACTTTTGACAAACCTAGCCCATATACCTGGTTTTTATGTTCCATTTTTCTTTTATCCTCGTTATCACTTAGATGGGAGTATTAAAGAGATAGAAGAACTGGTGCCTAATTATGAAGTTAAACGGCGAGTGATAAAGAATTTAAACTCGGTAGCTTTTCCTAATTTTCCCATTGTTCCTTACTCCAAACCTATTCATGACAGGCTTTCCATTGAGGTAGCTAGGGGTTGCAGCCATGGATGTCGGTTTTGTCAGGCAGGTTTTATTTATAGACCTGTGCGGGAGCGTTTACCTCAGCAAGTTATAGATTTAGTAGAAACGGGCCTCAAAAATACAGGTTATGAAGAGGTCTCTCTACTTTCTTTGAGTATTGGTGATTACCAAACTCTAGAGGGACTTTTACCACCTTTAATGGATAAACTAGTGCCTGAAGGTATAGCCCTCAGTCTTCCCAGTCTTCGGGTGGGCACTATTTCGCCAGAAATAATGACCCAAATCAGCCGGGTGAGACGGACTGGTTTTACTATGGCTCCAGAAGCAGGCACCCAGGAGATGCGTAACCGAATTAACAAAAAAATCACGGAACAAGATTTGTTTGAAACAGCTAAAGAGGTTTTTACCAGGAAATGGTCCTCTTTAAAACTTTACTTTATGATTGGTTTACCAAGTGAGACCCAAGAAGATATTGAGGCTATTGCTGAGCTAACTGGGCGTCTAGTGAGATTAGGGAGACATAAATTTCAAATTACTATAAGTGTTTCCACATTTGTGCCTAAGGCACACACACCATTTCAGTGGGAAAAGCAAATTACTTTGGAAGAAAGCAGGGGCAAGATTCGGTTCTTACGCAAAAAGGCATGGGAATATGGTTTTCGTATTCGGTGGCATGAGCCAGAACAAAGTTTTTTAGAAGGGGTTTTTTCTAGAGGAGATAGACGTCTCCATGAAGTAATCCTACGTGCTTGGTTAAAAGGAGCACGGTTTGATAGTTGGCGAGATAGATTCAGGTTTGACCTTTGGCAAAGCGCCTTTGAAGATGCAAGACTAGACCCTAATTTTTATTTCTTAGAACGGAGTAAAGATGACCTTTTACCTTGGGCTAAGATAGATATAGGAGTTTCTCCAGAGTTTTTATGGCAAGAGAGATTAAAGAGTCAACGAGGGGAGATTACCCCAGATTGCCGGTATGCAGGATGTCAAGATTGTGGATTATGTGATTTTAAAGAAATAAGTCCTATTACTTATCAGTTACCAATCACTGTCTCTCAGACGTCTTCTACCAATTTTCAGTCTACCAATCCACGTAAATACCGCTTATTTTTTAGTAAGATAAATGATGCCCGTTTTTTTGGCCATTTGGAGCTGGTTAACATCTTCCACCGTGCCTTTAAACGTGCAGGATTGAAACTGGTGTATTCAAAGGGGTTTCATCCTTTACCCAAAATTAAGTTTGCTATAGCCTTACCTGTAGGAGTAGAGAGTTTAGAAGAAGTAATGGATATAGAAATTTATGGTGAATATAATTCTCTGAGTCTTCCTGGAAGAATCAATCCCCACCTTCCTTTTGGCCTTCATATTCTTCGGGCCCAGGAAATTCCTCTTAACACTTCTCTCACTATACCTTCAGCCCAAAGATTTATGATAGATTTTTCAGATTTGGTTTTAAATAAAGAAAAAATAGAGGAATTTCATAAAAAAGAGAGTTTTGTGTGGCGAGCACGCTATAATAAAAAAGAGAGACAGGTAGATTTGAAAAAGACTGTAAAGAGGCTTGCTATAAAACATAAGAATAAACTAGAGGTTATTTTAGGTCTCTCTCCTCAAGGGAGTATAAAAATTACGGAAGCCCTTATGGCTATTTTTGGTTTAAAAAGAGAAGAGGTGTGTCGATTAAATATCTTAAAGGTGGGAGTAGAACTGTGA
- a CDS encoding Rne/Rng family ribonuclease codes for MTSELALNVRPYETRLAVIEDNLLVEFYIERKAEPGLVGNIYRGKVIRVLPGMEAAFVDIGLDKAGFLYVSDVLPNIWDLEGEFDQISISQHYRIETLLQEGQEVLVQVTREPISTKGPQLSTRITIPGHYLVLLPFFNYIGISRRIENETERERLKKIVASSKPENMGFIVRTASEGVEEEKIIYEMQKLISLWELILEKKKNTSLPGLVHVELDLCVRTLRDFFGTQTRRLIVDSLDAYKRLIAYAQEFVPHLQHFIELYQEDQFLFHKLGIENVLPQVLRPQVRLKSGGYIVIEETEALVAIDVNTGRFVGENNLEETIVKTNLEAVQEIVRQLRLRDLGGIIIIDFIDMQKESNREKVLGALDKALKRDRSKTRIFQMSELGLVEMTRKRTREGLLHSLCESCPYCQGRGYVKSKRTVFYEILSELEHLHTLKSKIAIKAHPDLIKYIKQKESVIWKQTISSLKKKIDFIPEPSFHIENYEILEI; via the coding sequence GTGACCTCAGAATTAGCACTCAACGTTCGCCCTTATGAAACTAGATTAGCTGTGATTGAAGATAATCTCTTGGTGGAGTTTTATATAGAAAGAAAGGCAGAACCAGGCTTAGTAGGAAATATTTACCGTGGGAAGGTAATTAGGGTTTTACCAGGGATGGAAGCTGCTTTCGTGGACATTGGCTTAGATAAAGCAGGTTTTCTTTATGTGTCTGATGTGTTGCCCAACATTTGGGATTTAGAAGGAGAATTTGACCAAATCAGTATTTCTCAGCATTACCGAATCGAAACCTTACTTCAGGAAGGCCAAGAAGTATTGGTTCAAGTTACCAGAGAGCCTATTAGTACAAAAGGGCCACAACTATCTACGCGGATTACTATACCTGGTCACTATTTAGTGCTTTTACCATTTTTCAATTATATTGGTATCTCTAGGCGAATAGAAAATGAAACTGAGCGAGAACGCTTAAAAAAAATTGTGGCTTCTTCTAAACCTGAAAATATGGGTTTTATTGTTCGCACTGCCAGTGAGGGGGTAGAAGAGGAAAAAATTATCTATGAAATGCAAAAATTGATTTCTCTTTGGGAACTTATTTTAGAAAAGAAAAAAAATACTTCTCTTCCAGGATTGGTTCATGTAGAGTTGGACTTATGTGTGAGGACTTTACGGGATTTTTTTGGCACACAAACTAGAAGATTAATAGTAGATTCCCTAGATGCCTATAAGAGGTTGATAGCCTACGCTCAAGAATTTGTACCTCATCTTCAACACTTCATTGAGTTATATCAGGAAGACCAATTCTTATTTCATAAATTAGGAATAGAGAATGTTCTTCCTCAGGTCTTACGCCCTCAGGTGAGGTTGAAATCAGGTGGTTACATTGTCATTGAAGAAACAGAAGCACTGGTGGCCATTGATGTGAATACAGGGCGATTCGTAGGAGAGAATAACCTTGAAGAAACTATTGTGAAGACTAATTTAGAAGCTGTTCAAGAAATTGTGCGTCAATTAAGACTAAGAGACCTTGGAGGCATTATCATTATTGATTTTATTGATATGCAGAAGGAAAGTAATCGGGAAAAGGTATTGGGGGCTTTGGATAAGGCATTGAAACGAGACCGGAGCAAAACTCGTATATTTCAAATGTCTGAATTGGGATTGGTAGAGATGACCCGCAAACGCACCCGTGAAGGATTACTACACTCACTTTGTGAATCTTGTCCGTATTGTCAGGGTAGGGGATATGTGAAATCAAAAAGAACAGTTTTTTATGAAATTCTAAGCGAACTAGAACATCTGCATACCTTGAAGTCCAAAATAGCTATTAAGGCTCACCCAGATTTAATCAAATACATCAAACAAAAAGAGAGTGTGATTTGGAAACAAACAATAAGTTCTCTAAAGAAAAAAATTGATTTTATACCGGAACCCTCCTTTCATATAGAAAATTATGAAATTTTGGAAATTTAG
- a CDS encoding YraN family protein, which yields MKFWKFSEKKHDIGEKGEVLAKRFLQKQGYKIITTNYGNKLGEIDIIALEKDTIVFIEVKTRSNNYFGLAKEAIDKHKKQKIAKVALYYLRRHCKEDVKARFDVIAIDNDKIELIRNAYSL from the coding sequence ATGAAATTTTGGAAATTTAGTGAAAAAAAACACGATATAGGAGAGAAGGGAGAAGTATTAGCCAAAAGATTTTTGCAAAAACAAGGTTATAAGATTATTACTACTAATTATGGTAATAAATTAGGAGAAATAGATATTATTGCTTTAGAAAAAGATACTATTGTTTTTATAGAAGTAAAAACTAGGTCTAACAATTATTTTGGCCTGGCTAAGGAAGCCATAGATAAACATAAAAAGCAGAAAATAGCCAAAGTTGCCTTATATTATTTGAGAAGACACTGTAAAGAAGATGTAAAGGCAAGATTTGATGTTATAGCCATAGATAATGATAAAATAGAGCTTATACGTAATGCCTACAGTCTGTGA
- the rsmI gene encoding 16S rRNA (cytidine(1402)-2'-O)-methyltransferase, with the protein MPTVCESGTLYVIATPIGNLEDITLRALRILKTVDLIVAEDTRKTRKLLSHYGIKRPMLSYREENKEKQGKKILELLKKGKNVAIVSDAGTPCISDPGVHLVNLSFQMGIKIVPLPGPSALITALSVCGLPIQPFVFLGFLPQRPNRRKKLLLRLKETPYAIVFYDSPYRFKKTLEILAEIFPQREIVIARELTKFHEEIVRGKTIELWPQWREREVKGEITVIVAGKAKSVTD; encoded by the coding sequence ATGCCTACAGTCTGTGAGTCTGGCACCCTTTATGTAATAGCCACACCTATTGGTAACCTTGAAGATATTACCTTGCGAGCCCTTCGTATTTTAAAAACAGTAGATTTAATCGTGGCCGAAGATACCAGGAAAACAAGAAAATTACTATCTCATTATGGGATAAAAAGACCTATGTTAAGTTATCGTGAAGAGAATAAAGAAAAGCAAGGTAAGAAAATTTTAGAACTACTTAAAAAGGGGAAAAATGTAGCTATAGTTTCTGATGCAGGGACTCCTTGTATTTCAGACCCAGGTGTGCATTTGGTAAATTTGAGCTTTCAAATGGGAATAAAGATAGTTCCTTTACCCGGGCCTTCGGCTTTAATTACTGCCCTTAGTGTTTGTGGTTTACCTATCCAGCCCTTTGTTTTTTTAGGATTTCTTCCTCAACGGCCAAATCGACGTAAAAAGTTATTACTTAGACTTAAAGAGACTCCTTATGCTATTGTATTTTATGACTCTCCATATCGTTTTAAAAAGACCTTAGAAATATTGGCTGAAATTTTTCCTCAAAGAGAGATAGTTATTGCTAGAGAATTAACCAAATTCCATGAGGAGATTGTTAGGGGTAAAACAATAGAACTTTGGCCACAGTGGAGGGAAAGAGAAGTCAAAGGAGAAATTACTGTGATTGTGGCTGGA